A genomic stretch from Thauera sp. GDN1 includes:
- a CDS encoding EAL domain-containing protein, producing the protein MTRNSLNLRLWVTILIAVIPLLAYVLFEHQDRREQAIADIEATVRSRLADVGHQAQSARKAVESILRIIAQSDDLRNLDAGECSGIAGRMLGSLEYFANIGAALPDGTVFCSARPMPGPVNVADRNWFRRAIQDGGLSPGEFGRGLISGEPRILFGYQVTGPAGEVRAVLFASITLDWLHRVIESFRLPAGWEVGVISTDGHVQAHYPKRMPWGEPEPPAALLANLPLVAEKGAGVLQAPGSDGEQRLYGVLAPGQALSSNFLVIGAPLERSMNAVDRRLQFSLIVIVAIALLSALLARGYVFRLIEVWAESVRDVVARIAAGRLDARIGRQVGIGELDELARGIDHMAAEIEQRNTKLRQLSMAIEQSPESVVITDTTAHILYVNDAFLATTGYSPEEVIGQNPRVLNKGLTPTETYTEMWACLSRGEVWRGEFRNTRKDGSTYLELATIAPIKDEAGVVTHFVAVKEDITERKESEALLHRLAYYDALTELPNRALLHDRIAQAIRSTGRSETYGLLMLLDIDRFQSLNDTLGHATGDRLLRAVAERLRASVREDDTVARHGDDDFAILVAFVGNSEEEALARAEQIVRQVRGALQQPYRLGDSDGDMHYVTLSCGISLFYDKESTLESLLKQAEVALYRAKQDGRGNVRFFSPDMQAVADARMRMEAGLHEAIEAGALRVFYQPQVDRDGRLVGAEALVRWPLADGSMVSPAEFIPLAEDTGLIVPLGLWVLRTACAQLACWQADERTRHLTIAVNVSPRQFHQADFGASVKQIVMAEGIDPSRLKLELTESAILNNLDDTVVRMNELRAVGIQFALDDFGTGYSSLSYLKRLPFAQLKIDQSFVRDMTEDEGSAAIVLAILSMGRALGLGIVAEGVETPAQSEFLSRNGCAFYQGYRFGRPMPIEAWGDMLAKA; encoded by the coding sequence ATGACCCGGAACTCACTCAATTTGCGGCTGTGGGTCACGATCCTGATTGCCGTGATCCCGCTCCTCGCTTATGTCCTGTTCGAGCATCAGGACCGTCGTGAGCAGGCGATTGCCGACATCGAGGCCACAGTCAGGAGTCGTCTGGCCGACGTGGGCCATCAGGCGCAATCCGCGCGCAAGGCCGTCGAGAGCATCCTGCGGATCATCGCCCAGTCCGATGACCTTCGGAATCTGGATGCCGGCGAGTGTTCGGGCATTGCCGGGCGCATGCTCGGATCTCTGGAGTACTTTGCCAACATCGGCGCGGCCCTTCCCGACGGTACGGTGTTCTGCAGTGCTCGGCCCATGCCGGGTCCGGTGAACGTGGCGGACCGAAATTGGTTCAGACGCGCCATTCAGGATGGAGGATTGTCGCCGGGCGAGTTCGGGCGAGGACTGATCTCGGGTGAGCCGAGGATCCTCTTCGGCTATCAGGTCACCGGGCCAGCAGGCGAAGTGCGTGCCGTGCTTTTCGCCTCGATCACGCTGGACTGGCTTCATCGTGTGATCGAGAGCTTCCGACTGCCTGCCGGTTGGGAAGTCGGTGTGATCAGTACCGACGGGCATGTGCAGGCCCACTACCCGAAGAGGATGCCCTGGGGGGAGCCGGAACCGCCGGCCGCGCTCCTTGCGAACCTGCCATTGGTGGCGGAAAAGGGCGCAGGGGTCCTGCAGGCTCCCGGATCCGATGGTGAGCAACGCCTCTATGGCGTTCTCGCCCCAGGGCAGGCGCTCAGCAGCAATTTCCTGGTCATCGGGGCTCCGCTCGAGCGCTCGATGAATGCGGTCGATCGCCGCCTGCAATTTTCGCTGATCGTGATCGTCGCGATTGCACTGCTCTCCGCCTTGCTGGCGCGGGGCTACGTCTTCCGCCTGATCGAAGTGTGGGCGGAGTCCGTGCGCGACGTCGTCGCCCGCATTGCCGCCGGCCGTCTCGATGCGCGTATCGGCCGGCAGGTCGGGATCGGCGAGCTCGACGAGCTTGCCCGCGGGATCGATCACATGGCTGCGGAGATCGAGCAGCGCAACACGAAGTTGCGGCAGCTGTCCATGGCGATCGAACAGAGCCCGGAATCGGTCGTGATCACCGACACCACGGCGCACATCCTCTACGTCAATGACGCGTTCCTGGCCACGACCGGCTACAGCCCCGAGGAAGTCATCGGTCAGAACCCGCGCGTGCTGAACAAGGGGCTGACGCCGACGGAGACCTACACCGAAATGTGGGCCTGTCTCAGCCGCGGCGAGGTCTGGCGTGGCGAGTTCCGCAACACGCGCAAGGACGGTTCGACCTACCTCGAGCTGGCGACGATCGCGCCGATCAAGGATGAGGCGGGTGTGGTCACCCACTTCGTGGCCGTCAAGGAAGACATCACCGAGCGCAAGGAGTCCGAGGCGCTGCTCCATCGACTCGCCTATTACGACGCGCTCACCGAACTTCCGAACAGGGCGCTGCTTCACGACCGCATCGCGCAGGCCATTCGGAGCACCGGCCGGAGCGAGACTTACGGCCTGCTGATGCTGCTCGACATCGACCGTTTCCAGTCCCTGAACGACACCCTGGGCCACGCGACAGGCGACCGTCTGCTGCGCGCCGTCGCAGAGCGCCTGCGGGCCAGTGTGCGCGAGGACGACACGGTCGCGCGCCATGGCGACGATGACTTCGCGATCCTGGTCGCGTTCGTGGGCAATTCCGAGGAGGAGGCGCTTGCCCGCGCCGAGCAGATCGTGCGCCAGGTGCGGGGCGCGTTGCAGCAGCCCTATCGGCTGGGTGACAGCGACGGCGACATGCATTACGTGACGCTCAGTTGCGGCATCAGTCTGTTCTACGACAAGGAGAGCACGCTCGAGAGCCTGCTCAAGCAGGCGGAGGTCGCGCTGTACCGCGCGAAGCAGGACGGTCGGGGCAATGTCCGCTTCTTCAGTCCGGACATGCAGGCGGTGGCCGACGCGCGCATGCGCATGGAGGCCGGCCTGCACGAAGCGATCGAGGCCGGGGCCTTGCGTGTGTTCTACCAGCCACAGGTCGACCGCGACGGCAGGCTGGTCGGTGCCGAAGCGCTCGTCCGCTGGCCGCTTGCCGATGGGAGCATGGTGTCGCCGGCGGAGTTCATTCCGCTCGCCGAGGACACCGGCTTGATCGTGCCGCTCGGCCTCTGGGTGCTGCGCACTGCGTGTGCGCAGCTCGCGTGCTGGCAGGCGGACGAACGGACTCGGCATCTGACGATCGCGGTCAACGTCAGCCCAAGGCAGTTCCATCAGGCCGATTTCGGCGCCAGCGTGAAGCAGATCGTCATGGCAGAGGGGATCGATCCATCGCGCCTGAAGCTCGAACTCACGGAAAGCGCGATTCTCAACAACCTGGACGATACCGTGGTGCGCATGAACGAGCTCCGCGCGGTCGGCATCCAGTTCGCCCTGGACGATTTCGGTACGGGCTATTCGTCGCTGTCCTATCTGAAGCGCCTGCCGTTCGCCCAGCTCAAGATCGATCAGTCCTTCGTGCGCGACATGACCGAAGACGAAGGCAGTGCCGCCATCGTGCTCGCGATCCTGTCGATGGGGCGTGCGCTCGGTCTCGGGATCGTCGCCGAAGGGGTGGAAACGCCCGCGCAGAGCGAGTTCCTGAGTCGCAACGGCTGTGCCTTCTATCAGGGCTACCGCTTCGGCAGGCCGATGCCGATCGAGGCTTGGGGAGACATGCTGGCCAAGGCCTGA
- a CDS encoding response regulator: MSPSPDTNTASLLVVDDDLVTQARLKAYFSQEGYRVLLAEDGEAFWRQLEKAAVDLVLLDINLPGQDGLSLARELRARDPAIGIILLTSRNDDIDKIVGLEVGADDYVTKPFNPRELLARVKSLLRRTGGRHDEDEEIFRFAGWTLNLPRRRLCDPQGADIALTRGEFEALALLVRHAGEVINRDRLSRAISGHDWSPQDRTVDVLVRRLRTKLDGADKPDSLISTVRGEGYRLAVDAERARG; the protein is encoded by the coding sequence ATGTCGCCCAGCCCCGATACGAACACCGCCAGCCTGCTTGTCGTCGATGACGACCTGGTCACCCAGGCGCGCCTGAAAGCCTATTTCTCGCAGGAAGGCTATCGCGTGCTGCTGGCGGAGGACGGCGAGGCGTTCTGGCGTCAGCTCGAGAAGGCCGCGGTCGATCTGGTCCTGCTCGACATCAACCTGCCCGGGCAGGACGGCCTGTCGCTGGCGCGCGAGCTGCGGGCGCGCGATCCGGCGATCGGCATCATCCTGCTCACCAGCCGCAACGACGACATCGACAAGATCGTCGGCCTCGAGGTGGGCGCGGACGATTACGTCACCAAGCCCTTCAATCCGCGCGAACTGCTGGCGCGGGTCAAGAGCCTGCTGCGGCGCACGGGCGGGCGGCATGACGAGGACGAAGAGATCTTCCGCTTCGCAGGCTGGACGCTGAATCTCCCCCGCCGCCGGCTGTGCGACCCGCAGGGCGCCGACATCGCGCTGACGCGCGGCGAGTTCGAGGCGCTCGCCCTGCTGGTGCGCCACGCCGGCGAGGTGATCAACCGCGACCGCCTGTCGCGCGCCATCAGCGGCCACGACTGGTCGCCCCAGGACCGCACGGTGGACGTGCTGGTGCGTCGCCTGCGGACCAAGCTCGACGGCGCGGACAAGCCCGACTCGCTGATCTCCACGGTGCGCGGAGAAGGCTACCGGCTGGCGGTCGACGCCGAACGCGCCCGCGGCTGA
- a CDS encoding ATP-binding protein, whose translation MPWPSWIDRLDELDSSARLQSARADLATHLALLDRRLRDIPDPAARAQGRQLHDAIAGAFASDGAIELRRNEIELRARSEALQIEVGSLTTELDALAGELIHRGGRILAAAGSAAERSATSGLIAFGIIAAALLLVTAVVSWHVLRRHTLGRLLALEQATLALAAGQRDVVIDTTGDDELASLSRALERFRNDAIERDRLAEALREQQQELENQVLARTAELREANIALAHEMGEHAAARAAAEKADQAKTAFLGTVSHELRTPMAGILGLLELLEAAPPATERAHYLVQMRSAATLLLELLEDMLDFARIEAGGVHLDTLAFSLRETVGDVFAVQGTRAAARGLALVADVDPGLADAVLGDRRKLSQILLNLVGNAIKFSDEGAVTVRVGRSERPDAVRFAVEDHGIGIDPARQAEVFEPFVQVRDSGRHHAGTGLGLAVCRRLVRAMGGDIGLVSAPGQGTTVSFELLLPPAPAQPAAQPGAAGEDAAAALAPGYRVLVVEDDEVNRMVVARFLEALGQHPLCVVNIQGALHVLGAQAVDIALVDMNLPDGDGREMLARMRALPRHADTPAVLMSAHVPAHRVDGLLAAGFGAFLSKPLTLARLRAVLAGLLAGGSSAAVGGESAEELAARAAAGALGKALDGEPAAEGGGVEGGTAEPVPWVDRDFLRAEEAALGREVLEGIAEVFRTQGETLVAALVAAAEAGDGEQCARLAHKLRGAAFNLGLQRLGECAAGVEQEIAQIEVDGVLVDRVRALAQVHARTLDALDAALGRGGSGEA comes from the coding sequence ATGCCATGGCCTTCCTGGATCGACCGCCTCGACGAACTCGACTCGAGCGCCCGCCTGCAGTCTGCGCGCGCCGATCTCGCCACCCACCTGGCGCTGCTCGACCGCCGCCTGCGCGACATTCCCGACCCGGCGGCGCGCGCGCAGGGACGACAGCTGCACGACGCCATCGCCGGGGCGTTCGCCAGCGACGGCGCGATCGAGCTGCGGCGCAACGAGATCGAGCTGCGCGCCCGCAGCGAGGCGCTGCAGATCGAGGTCGGCAGCCTCACCACCGAGCTCGACGCCCTCGCCGGCGAGCTGATCCATCGCGGCGGCCGCATCCTCGCCGCGGCCGGCTCCGCTGCCGAGCGCAGCGCCACCTCGGGGCTCATCGCCTTCGGCATCATCGCCGCCGCGCTGCTGCTGGTCACCGCGGTGGTGAGCTGGCACGTGCTGCGCCGGCACACGCTGGGCCGCCTGCTGGCGCTGGAGCAGGCCACGCTCGCGCTCGCCGCCGGGCAGCGCGACGTGGTGATCGACACCACCGGGGACGACGAGCTGGCCTCGCTGTCGCGCGCGCTCGAACGCTTCCGCAACGACGCCATCGAGCGCGACCGCCTGGCCGAGGCGCTGCGCGAGCAGCAGCAGGAGCTCGAGAACCAGGTGCTCGCGCGCACTGCCGAGCTGCGTGAGGCCAACATCGCGCTCGCCCACGAGATGGGCGAGCACGCCGCCGCGCGCGCCGCCGCGGAGAAGGCCGACCAGGCCAAGACCGCCTTCCTCGGCACGGTCAGCCACGAGCTGCGCACGCCGATGGCCGGCATCCTCGGCCTGCTCGAGCTGCTCGAGGCCGCGCCGCCGGCGACCGAGCGCGCGCACTACCTGGTGCAGATGCGCTCCGCCGCCACGCTGCTGCTCGAGCTGCTGGAGGACATGCTCGACTTCGCCCGCATCGAGGCCGGCGGCGTGCATCTGGACACGCTGGCGTTCAGCCTGCGCGAGACGGTGGGCGACGTGTTCGCGGTGCAGGGCACGCGTGCCGCAGCGCGCGGGCTGGCGCTGGTTGCGGACGTCGATCCGGGGCTGGCGGACGCGGTGCTCGGCGACCGCCGCAAGCTCAGCCAGATCCTGCTCAACCTCGTCGGCAACGCGATCAAGTTCAGCGACGAGGGCGCGGTGACCGTGCGTGTCGGCCGCAGCGAGCGCCCGGATGCGGTGCGCTTCGCGGTCGAGGATCACGGCATCGGCATCGATCCGGCGCGCCAGGCGGAGGTGTTCGAACCCTTCGTGCAGGTGCGCGACAGCGGCCGCCATCACGCGGGAACGGGGCTCGGGCTGGCCGTGTGCCGGCGCCTGGTCAGGGCCATGGGCGGGGACATCGGGCTCGTCAGCGCGCCCGGGCAGGGCACGACGGTCAGCTTCGAGCTGCTGCTTCCGCCGGCGCCGGCACAGCCCGCGGCGCAACCCGGCGCGGCGGGCGAGGACGCGGCCGCGGCGCTCGCGCCCGGGTACCGGGTGCTGGTGGTGGAGGACGACGAGGTCAATCGCATGGTGGTCGCGCGCTTTCTGGAGGCGCTCGGCCAGCATCCGCTGTGCGTCGTCAACATCCAGGGCGCGCTGCATGTGCTCGGCGCACAGGCGGTCGACATCGCCCTCGTCGACATGAACCTGCCCGATGGCGACGGACGCGAGATGCTGGCGCGCATGCGCGCCTTGCCGCGGCATGCCGACACGCCGGCGGTGCTGATGTCGGCACACGTGCCGGCGCACCGGGTCGATGGCCTGCTCGCCGCCGGCTTCGGTGCCTTCCTGTCGAAGCCGCTCACGCTCGCGCGGCTGCGTGCGGTGCTGGCAGGCCTGCTCGCCGGCGGTTCGTCCGCTGCGGTTGGCGGGGAGAGTGCCGAGGAGTTGGCGGCACGGGCAGCAGCAGGGGCGCTAGGGAAGGCGCTCGACGGCGAGCCGGCGGCGGAAGGCGGAGGGGTGGAGGGCGGAACGGCGGAGCCTGTGCCGTGGGTCGACCGCGACTTCCTGCGCGCAGAGGAAGCGGCGCTCGGCCGCGAGGTGCTCGAGGGCATCGCCGAGGTCTTCCGCACCCAGGGGGAGACCCTGGTCGCTGCGCTGGTGGCCGCGGCCGAGGCGGGCGATGGCGAGCAATGCGCGCGCCTGGCGCACAAGCTGCGCGGCGCCGCGTTCAACCTCGGGCTGCAGCGGCTGGGTGAATGCGCGGCAGGGGTGGAGCAGGAGATCGCGCAGATCGAGGTCGATGGAGTGCTGGTCGATCGCGTGCGTGCGCTGGCGCAGGTGCATGCGCGCACGCTGGATGCGCTCGACGCGGCGCTCGGCCGTGGCGGTTCGGGCGAGGCCTGA
- the torT gene encoding TMAO reductase system periplasmic protein TorT, whose translation MASSYRRPGRKTSRQTTRLHRIVRTVVLRALALRMLALAGLLLPVTPLHAADASTRWPIERWAGDVRATEAADRPPPALPALPASRPWRLCAVYPHLKDSYWLAVNYGMVEEARALGIGLRVLEAGGYEHLQRQRERVASCTTDPAIDALLVGTVSFAGLNDLLAPYRAQHPVLGVVNDIDAGVVSARVGVPWYQLGWKIGRWLAARHPGGTAAADIAWFPGPQDADWVGFIDRGFRDGLDGSAVRIATVRHGDTGRSIQRQLVEEVLDAHPKLDYLVGNAPMAEAAVAELRRRQREDGLGIVASYVTPGVHSGMQRGRILASVTDFPVLQGRMAIRQGVRALEGQAIEAYIGPSVELVEPATLDRYPTDWMLPPAGFIPAYEVAPAGR comes from the coding sequence ATGGCTTCATCTTACCGGCGGCCGGGTCGGAAAACCTCGCGCCAGACCACCCGCCTCCACCGCATCGTCCGCACGGTCGTCCTGCGCGCGCTCGCCTTGCGCATGCTCGCCCTCGCCGGCCTGCTCCTGCCCGTGACGCCCCTGCACGCGGCGGATGCCAGTACCCGCTGGCCGATCGAACGCTGGGCAGGCGATGTGCGCGCCACCGAAGCAGCCGATCGTCCGCCCCCCGCCCTGCCCGCGCTTCCGGCCTCGCGCCCGTGGCGGCTGTGCGCGGTGTATCCGCATCTGAAGGACAGCTACTGGCTGGCGGTGAACTACGGCATGGTCGAGGAGGCGCGCGCGCTCGGCATCGGCCTGCGCGTGCTCGAGGCGGGGGGCTACGAGCATCTGCAACGCCAGCGCGAACGCGTCGCCAGCTGCACCACGGATCCGGCGATCGACGCGCTGCTGGTCGGCACGGTCAGCTTCGCCGGCCTCAACGACCTGCTCGCCCCCTACCGCGCACAACACCCGGTGCTGGGCGTGGTCAACGACATCGATGCCGGCGTCGTCAGCGCCAGGGTCGGCGTGCCCTGGTACCAGCTCGGCTGGAAGATCGGCCGCTGGCTGGCGGCGCGCCACCCCGGCGGCACGGCCGCAGCGGACATCGCCTGGTTCCCCGGTCCGCAGGACGCCGACTGGGTGGGTTTCATCGACCGCGGCTTCCGCGACGGGCTGGACGGCAGCGCGGTGCGCATCGCGACCGTGCGCCACGGCGACACCGGGCGCTCGATCCAGCGCCAGCTCGTCGAGGAGGTCCTCGACGCCCATCCGAAGCTCGACTACCTGGTCGGCAACGCGCCGATGGCCGAGGCCGCGGTGGCCGAGCTGCGCCGCCGCCAGCGCGAGGACGGGCTCGGCATCGTCGCCTCCTACGTCACGCCGGGCGTCCATAGCGGCATGCAGCGCGGCCGCATCCTCGCCTCGGTGACGGATTTCCCCGTGCTGCAGGGCCGCATGGCGATCCGCCAGGGGGTGCGCGCACTGGAGGGACAGGCGATCGAGGCTTACATCGGGCCGAGCGTGGAGCTGGTCGAGCCGGCGACGCTCGACCGTTATCCGACGGACTGGATGCTACCGCCCGCCGGCTTCATCCCCGCCTACGAGGTGGCACCGGCCGGGCGCTGA
- a CDS encoding HPP family protein has translation MSFWPRFALPAQLTAGPREILLGTLGAGLGLLLTEWITRLILGDGQPWFVIPMGATAVLLFCVPASPLAQPWPCLAGNTLSALIGVGCYQLLGETGMALALAGLLAIGSMFLLRCLHPPGGAMALTAVLGGPAVHELGFAFALAPVMVNTAAMLMFAAVFNNAAGRRYPHQAQARPHPHATRDPLPSARIGFRADDLDAALASFGEVLDIDREDLEEIMVRAQMHARRRHWGAVRCGDIMSRDVVSIGPRATVGEAWALLTRHRIKALPVVEGGNRLIGIVAVRDFFVDRKDPGLPPTTRMNTARMVEQIMTREVRSVRPEQPLADLIDDFADEGVHHMPVTDHAGRVVGMITQSDVVGALFAAEPSR, from the coding sequence ATGTCGTTCTGGCCTCGCTTCGCGCTCCCCGCCCAGCTCACGGCGGGCCCCCGGGAGATCCTTCTCGGTACCCTCGGGGCCGGGCTCGGCCTGCTGCTGACCGAATGGATCACGCGCCTGATCCTCGGCGACGGCCAGCCCTGGTTCGTGATTCCGATGGGTGCCACGGCGGTGCTGCTGTTCTGCGTGCCCGCGAGCCCGCTCGCCCAGCCCTGGCCCTGTCTCGCCGGCAACACCTTGTCGGCGCTGATCGGAGTGGGTTGCTACCAGCTTCTGGGCGAGACCGGCATGGCGCTCGCGCTGGCGGGGCTGCTGGCGATCGGGTCGATGTTCCTGCTGCGCTGCCTGCATCCGCCGGGCGGGGCGATGGCGCTGACCGCGGTGCTGGGCGGGCCGGCCGTCCATGAACTCGGCTTCGCCTTCGCGCTCGCGCCGGTGATGGTCAACACCGCGGCGATGCTGATGTTCGCCGCGGTATTCAACAACGCGGCCGGACGCCGGTATCCGCATCAGGCGCAGGCCCGGCCGCATCCGCACGCCACCCGCGATCCGCTGCCCAGCGCGCGCATCGGCTTCCGCGCCGACGACCTCGACGCCGCGCTCGCCTCCTTCGGCGAGGTGCTCGACATCGACCGCGAAGACCTGGAGGAGATCATGGTGCGCGCGCAGATGCACGCGCGGCGCCGGCACTGGGGCGCGGTGCGCTGCGGCGACATCATGTCGCGCGACGTGGTCAGTATCGGCCCGCGGGCGACGGTCGGCGAGGCCTGGGCCCTGCTGACGCGGCACCGGATCAAGGCGCTGCCGGTGGTGGAGGGCGGCAACCGGCTGATCGGCATCGTTGCGGTGCGCGACTTCTTCGTGGACCGCAAGGATCCTGGCCTGCCGCCGACGACACGCATGAACACCGCGCGGATGGTCGAGCAGATCATGACCCGGGAGGTGCGCAGCGTGCGTCCGGAACAGCCCCTGGCGGACCTCATCGACGACTTCGCGGACGAGGGCGTTCACCACATGCCGGTGACCGACCACGCGGGCCGCGTCGTCGGCATGATCACCCAGTCGGACGTCGTGGGCGCGCTGTTCGCGGCGGAACCGTCGCGCTGA
- a CDS encoding patatin-like phospholipase family protein, whose amino-acid sequence MAIQIGGRSKRIGLALSGGGFRAAAFHLGVFRKLHEMGLLWKLDLLSCVSGGSIAGAFLASHWEEDDALERLERYLAHTSIAVSSVIGGVIDPFHSRLDKLAASYERDLYGKRSLGSLKGGPRLYVNATNLATGNMFFFVTGGNLPAEMGEWQLGAAPAHDFRLSRAVAASSAFPPVFPPLRVDQSEYPAAGVDYVTLSDGGVYDNLGVNPLLRARNALDYVIVSDAGKPFQLNERPTEAGSAVLVAALDIMMEQVRGLQFKRLELNAAKAGGARPAWFSIDSEEGEARAGDAVFASGIGTNLKKLARAEIDVLTRHAGALLSHRVQTYMPELLEG is encoded by the coding sequence ATGGCGATTCAGATCGGCGGTCGAAGCAAACGGATCGGACTGGCACTGTCGGGTGGCGGCTTCCGCGCCGCCGCCTTCCATCTCGGCGTGTTCCGCAAGCTGCACGAGATGGGGCTGCTGTGGAAGCTCGACCTGCTGAGCTGCGTCAGCGGCGGCAGCATCGCCGGCGCCTTCCTGGCCAGCCACTGGGAGGAGGACGACGCGCTCGAGCGGCTGGAACGCTACCTGGCGCACACCTCCATCGCGGTGTCCTCGGTGATCGGCGGCGTCATCGATCCCTTCCACAGCCGCCTCGACAAGCTCGCCGCGAGCTACGAGCGCGACCTCTACGGCAAGCGCTCGCTGGGCTCGCTGAAGGGCGGGCCACGGCTGTACGTGAATGCGACCAACCTCGCCACCGGCAACATGTTCTTCTTCGTGACCGGCGGCAACCTGCCGGCAGAGATGGGCGAATGGCAGCTGGGCGCTGCGCCCGCGCACGACTTCCGGCTCAGCCGGGCGGTGGCGGCATCGTCGGCGTTTCCACCGGTGTTCCCGCCGCTGCGCGTGGACCAGAGCGAGTACCCCGCGGCGGGCGTCGATTACGTCACGCTGTCCGACGGCGGCGTGTATGACAACCTCGGCGTCAATCCGCTGCTGCGCGCACGCAACGCGCTCGACTACGTCATCGTCAGCGACGCCGGCAAGCCCTTCCAGCTCAACGAGCGGCCGACCGAGGCCGGCTCGGCGGTGCTGGTGGCCGCGCTCGACATCATGATGGAACAGGTGCGCGGCCTGCAGTTCAAGCGCCTGGAGCTCAACGCCGCCAAGGCCGGCGGCGCCAGGCCGGCGTGGTTCTCGATCGACAGCGAGGAAGGCGAGGCGCGTGCGGGCGACGCGGTGTTCGCGTCCGGGATCGGCACCAACCTGAAGAAGCTCGCCCGCGCCGAGATCGACGTGCTGACCCGCCATGCCGGCGCGCTGCTGAGCCACCGCGTGCAGACCTACATGCCCGAGTTGCTGGAAGGCTGA